A window from Zingiber officinale cultivar Zhangliang chromosome 7A, Zo_v1.1, whole genome shotgun sequence encodes these proteins:
- the LOC122001384 gene encoding probable LRR receptor-like serine/threonine-protein kinase At1g14390, with product MAYLSLPRISYSATLGFLLLLFRFLSFNAQQLPNSQSRTLLRLPRLLEYPAALAGWSRDTDFCSLLPSPTLSILCSGNCIVELVIVGDRRAKALSPAFSSASLFTTLTRFPNLTTLSLVALGLWGRLPGKVHRFPSLKVLNLSSNYFAGEIPMEISSMSTLQNLVLAGNSFNGSLPDLKALVTLQELDVSGNRLGPEFPSLSNGLVTLILRNNVFRGTIVGNFRAFDRLRKLDLSSNQFSGWIPPSLFSLPSIHFLDLSNNAIAGQIPGYVSCSTSLGFINIANNRLLGGLPRCMLFNSSSRVVLSSGNCLNAGDLRYQHRVEYCDSAALAAVVPPTNKISGSRSYVNAIFGITSGIIVGAALMGLLIFVVFRRSRAVILHKPTASNSSDADSSTKRTPIGTRHISEATRIETLGLTPYRVFSINELEEATNRFHPSNQTENSSRGQFYKGLLGDGSMVIVNRMKLNPKFSLQNLPQYLDLISKIRHRHLANILGHCIVSSQDDANNTTIIYFVSERVTNGTLRSHLTEWRKREMLKWPQRLAAISGIARGIQFLHTVTVPGIFGNNLHMNNILLDKTLTAKINNYSLPILSKNKNSKIGNERPFVSVDNRSEMGRIHSVANPERQDIYQLGCILLEVITGKPNETKIEVDTIRSKLHKDSTDSPLYVKEIVDPTIRGTFALDSIRTVIEISLKCVSEDLNQLPSIDDVLWNLQYASQIQDGWASSENLSIQG from the exons ATGGCATATCTATCTCTCCCCAGGATTTCTTACTCCGCTACACTCGGCTTCCTCCTACTGCTCTTCCGCTTCCTCTCTTTCAATGCCCAACAGCTGCCGAATTCCCAATCAAGGACACTACTCAGGCTGCCTCGTCTCCTCGAGTACCCGGCCGCCCTCGCCGGCTGGTCACGCGACACCGACTTCTGCTCCCTGCTTCCCTCCCCCACCCTCTCCATCCTTTGCTCCGGTAACTGCATCGTTGAGCTCGTCATCGTCGGCGATCGCCGTGCCAAGGCCCTGTCCCCGGCATTCTCCTCCGCCTCCCTCTTCACCACTCTGACACGGTTCCCCAACCTGACCACCCTCTCTCTCGTGGCTCTCGGCTTGTGGGGGCGGCTCCCCGGCAAGGTGCATCGCTTCCCCTCGCTTAAAGTTCTCAACTTGAGCTCCAACTACTTCGCCGGAGAGATACCAATGGAGATTTCCTCCATGTCGACCCTACAAAATCTAGTCTTGGCGGGAAATTCCTTCAACGGATCCCTTCCTGACCTCAAAGCCCTCGTAACTCTCCAAGAATTGGACGTCTCCGGGAACCGCCTCGGCCCTGAGTTCCCTTCACTCAGCAATGGCCTAGTCACTCTGATTCTCAGAAACAACGTCTTTCGCGGAACAATCGTGGGAAATTTCAGAGCCTTTGATCGGCTAAGGAAACTGGATTTGTCCTCTAATCAGTTTTCCGGATGGATACCACCATCACTGTTTTCTCTTCCATCGATACACTTCTTGGATTTGTCCAACAACGCAATAGCAGGACAAATTCCAGGTTATGTTTCTTGCAGCACCTCACTCGGATTCATCAACATCGCGAACAATCGCTTGTTAGGAGGACTGCCCCGGTGCATGCTCTTCAATTCTTCAAGCAGAGTTGTGCTGAGCTCAGGGAACTGCTTGAATGCAGGCGATCTGCGGTACCAGCATCGAGTTGAGTACTGCGACAGCGCAGCATTAGCAGCAGTTGTGCCTCCGACCAACAAGATCAGCGGATCAAGGAGCTATGTAAATGCTATATTTGGCATTACCAGCGGAATCATCGTCGGAGCAGCGTTGATGGGGTTGTTGATCTTTGTCGTGTTTAGGAGATCGAGAGCAGTAATCCTGCATAAACCAACGGCCTCAAATTCTTCAGATGCTGACAGCAGCACCAAAAGAACTCCAATTGGCACAA GGCACATATCTGAAGCAACAAGGATAGAAACTCTTGGCCTAACACCTTATCGGGTGTTTAGTATAAACGAACTGGAAGAAGCAACTAATAGATTTCATCCATCCAATCAGACCGAGAACAGTTCAAGAGGACAG TTTTACAAAGGCTTGCTTGGGGATGGATCCATGGTTATCGTCAATCGTATGAAATTGAACCCAAAGTTCTCACTACAGAATCTACCTCAATATTTAGATCTCATCTCGAAGATCAGGCACCGACATCTAGCGAACATTCTTGGTCATTGCATCGTTAGCAGCCAGGATGATGCTAACAACACTACGATCATCTATTTTGTTTCTGAACGAGTTACCAATGGTACACTGAGAAGTCATCTCACTG AATGGCGAAAGCGTGAGATGCTGAAATGGCCACAACGATTAGCAGCAATTTCTGGGATTGCAAGGGGAATCCAATTCTTGCATACTGTTACGGTTCCTGGTATATTTGGAAATAATCTTCACATGAATAACATATTGTTGGATAAAACTCTCACAGCTAAAATAAACAACTACAGTCTCCCTATTTTGTCGAAGAATAAGAATAGCAAG ATTGGAAACGAAAGGCCTTTTGTTTCAGTTGACAACAGATCAGAAATGGGAAG GATTCACAGTGTGGCAAATCCTGAAAGGCAGGACATATATCAATTGGGGTGCATTCTTCTTGAAGTTATCACAGGGAAACCAAATGAAACCAAGATTGAGGTGGATACTATAAGATCTAAG CTGCACAAAGACTCAACAGATAGCCCACTTTATGTGAAAGAAATTGTAGACCCAACAATTCGAGGCAcctttgctcttgactccataaGAACCGTCATTGAAATATCCCTTAAATGCGTTTCAGAAGATCTAAACCAGCTGCCGTCGATCGATGATGTCCTCTGGAATCTGCAGTATGCGTCGCAGATTCAGGATGGCTGGGCCAGCAGCGAGAATCTCAGCATCCAAGGGTAG